Part of the Wolbachia endosymbiont (group B) of Eucosma cana genome, GCACAGCTGAGATATGTAGTGAATATAAAATACCATCAACAAATCTATATGATTGGCGTGATAGAGTATTGGCAAGGTTAAAAGACCTATTTGTTGAAGAAAGTGAAAGTGCGAGAAAACAAAGAATCTTAGCGCAAGAAATAGAAAGTTTACATAAAGTAATAGGAGAATTGACAGTGGAAAATAGCTATTTGAAAAAAAAATTACTGAAATAAGCAAAAAAGATAGAGTAAGGTTTATAGAAAAAGATTCTGATCTGTCAATTAGGAAACAGGCTGATTTATTGGGGATTTGCAGATCTAGCCTATATTATAGGCCTATAATTAATAACGAAAGTGAAGTAGCAAATTTGATTCAAGAAGTATATTTGGCTTCTGATTGCCGTTATGGATATCGTAAAATTACTGCTGAAATCATAGCGAGTGGAGTAGTAGTCAATCACAAAAAAATCTTAAGAATTATGAAAAAAATGAAGATTAGTGGGCTGTATTGTAGAAAAAGATGTAATACAAGTATTAAAGAAAAAAAGCATAAAATATATCCTTATTTACTCAAAGATTTGATTATTTGTAGAGTTAATCAGGTATGGGCTACTGATATAACATATATTATGGTAGAAGGTAAGTTTATCTATTTTGTGGCAATAATGGACTTGTATAGTCGCTATATTATTGCTCATTCATTATCACCATATCTCGATGCTGGATTTTGCCTTTATACTCTCAAAGAAGCTCTAAAACAAGGTAAACCTGAGATTTTTAATAGTGATCAGGGGGTGCAGTTTACTAGCTACAACTTTATTATGGAATTAGAGCGTGCTAATATTAAAATCAGTATGGACCATAAAGGACGTTGCTTCGACAATATATTTGTTGAGCGCTTATGGAGAACTTTAAAGCAAGAAGCTATATATTATTATAGACCAAATAGTATCAGAGATTTAAATCTTATAATAAATGATTTTGTTGCTTGGTATAACTATAGAAGGCGACATCAGACTCTACATTATAAAGTTCCTGCTGATCTTTATTATCATAAACAGTAAATGAATATATTGATAAATACTTTAAATGTGTGTCGACGTATTTATCAACATATTCATTTTAAAAATCGGATCACTTTGAAAAAAATGGTCTAGACAAATGGGTGCATTATACATTATTAAGAATATCGGCAAGAGTCTCTAACTGATTTCCTGTTAAGTTCTTAAAAAAAGTTTTGGCGAACTCATTTGATATTAGTACACTCTACAGTGCCGTCATACCAAGACTAGCGCTTGGATTACCAATAACGCTAACTTTTGGGTTCTTTTTTCTACAATATATTCTTACTTTAGCTAAAAATTACTTCCGCACATTTTAAATCTGATTATAATTACAATTAGAGATACTTTTAGAGCTCAAAAATCTATCTTTGTCTGCAGATCTTTTTTATTAAACTCATAAAAAATGTAGCGTATCCTCTTCAGCGTATGTGAGTGCATACACACATACTTAATTTCTGTCGTATGTGCACTGCATTTTTTTCTAATCTTTTTTTTTTCACAGGGGGATTTTATGTTCAGAATTCCAGATACTTGACCTTTACTTTAGCTAATAAAAACCAACTGGTACCTGCGGTTTTTATAGCCTCAAAATTTCAATCAAAATTCAACTATCATTCAAAGAAACTTATAGTTATTCTTAGTGTTATTACTATAGTAACAGCGCTATTGATAAGAATATAGAAAACCTCTATAACCTTGTTCTTTTAACTTTGTAGTTGATTTTAAGTAAAGACACTCATCAGTAATTGTGAAAAAGACTTCAAGTGAGAGTATATAAGTAAGATACTAACTACTAACAAAGATATACAAAAGTTGTCTTTGTATTATGGGAAGGGCTATACTTATCCAATAAGTTGTTTTTCCTGTCTTTTAAGACTAATATCCCATCTTCTTTCGCTAACTTAAAATCTATATCCTGCTTCCAGTGCGATAAATCTATAACTACATTTTCTACCATTTATTGCTCCTACCTTAAACCTTATTAATTACTTTACGTCTACAATAACATGAATATAATTCAGTGTGCCGTTACCAAGATTCGAACTTGGGACCTCGTCATTACCAATGACGTACTCTACCACCTGAGCTACAACGGCAAGTTCACGTATTATGATAATGAATAACATGAAAAAAAATAAGGAAAAAGAAGAAGAGAGAAAAAGATTGGCAAAAGCTTTAAAGCAAAATATTCTAAAAAGAAAAAAACAGCAACAGAGTAGACAAAGCAGACCCCTTTCAAAATTTGTTTGTGGTGAGGAATTTTTAGGAGAAAGCGCCGCAGAATACCCAAACATATTTGAGGAAGCTTTAACGACAAAATTACCATCAGAAACTTAAGTTTTTAAGGAGGTATCATGCCGGAGCTGCCAGAAGTGGAAGTCATCTCTAACTTCTTATTTGATAAAATCAAAAATAAGAAAATAAGCAATGTGACAGTCAATAATTGTAATTTGCGTGTACCAATAACAAAAAATATTGATGATTTGCTAAAGGGCAAAGTTATAAATGATATCAAGCGTAGAGGTAAATATATAATCTCGAATATAGATGCTAGTATGGCTGTAATCATACACCTCGGCATGAGCGGAAAGCTTATATATGCTGAAGACAATCAAGCACAGAACAAACATGATCATGTGATATTCTTATTTTCTGACAACACTTCACTAATCTTTAATGACCCAAGAAGGTTTGGATTAGTGATTGTTTTAAACAGAGAGCAAGAACTAAATTTTTTTAATAACCTAGGAATAGAACCCCTCACAGATGAATTTGACGGACATTATTTACAGAAGTTGCTAAAGAACAGAAAAGCAAATATCAAATCAGTATTAATGAATAATAAGCTAATAGTTGGCGTAGGTAACATATATGCTTCTGAGAGCTTATTTAGAGCTCGCATATCACCACTTAGGCTAGCGCAAGATTTAACATATATAGAGTGCGAAAAACTTGCTATCGAAATAAAAAATACTCTGAGTGATGCAATTGCTGCTGGTGGTTCAACACTGAAAGATTATGCACAACCATCTGGATCTGCTGGATACTTTCAAAATAACTTTTACGTATATGGTAAAGTGCAAAAACCTTGCAGAATCTGCAACAATATCATAACACTTATACGACAAAATGGTCGTAGCACTTATTTTTGCAATGCATGTCAGAATTAAATTTTATTTTTGCATATGACACTCTTACCTGAAAAAGATCCTTTTGATTTGTTTTCAAAGTGGTATCAAGAAGTACTTAATTTTCCGTGTAAAGAGTCAACTGCAATGACGCTAGCAACGTGTAGCAAAGACTGCATTCCATCTGCAAGAGTGGTATTACTAAAGGAATATAGTAAGGAAGGTTTTGTGTTCTTTACTAACGTAAACAGTAGAAAAGGAAAAGAATTGACTGAGAACCCCAAAGCTGCACTCGTATTTCATTGGACAGAATTTTCTAGACAAGTACGAATTGAAGGAGAAGTTAGGCTTCTAAGCGGCAAAAAGGCTGACGAATATTTCTCTTCTCGAGCACGCGATAGTCAAATTAGCGCGTGGTGCTCAAAACAATCAAGAGTTCTGAAAAATTGGCAAGATTTTGAGCAGGCTATAGAATTGAAAGAGAAAGAATTTCACAATACACAAGTTTCTCGTCCTGACTTTTGGGTGGGATTTTGCGTAATCCCAAAGGTAATTGAATTTTGGCAAGAAGGTGAATATAGGAGACACACTAGATTTAGATATACTCTTGTTGAGAAAAGCAATTGGAAAGTGGAACAATTATATCCCTAACGTTAGAGAAAGCTACTCTGCAGATCAAAAATAAAGATTTATTGTCATCCTGATCAAGTAACTTTTTATGGTTTAAAAACTTGTTGTATGTAACGTATTGTAATACTTACGCAAAATATTTTAGTGCATTCTCAAATATGAGCATTCCATCACCATATTTTGGCATAGCCACTCCTGAACGTTTACATTTTTCTTTTTCAAGAGGCCAGTTGTCCTGCTGAGTAAAAAATATTCCTCTCTCTGGGTGAGGCATTAAAGCTAAAACTCTACCACTTTTGTCTGACAAAGCTGCCAGGTCGTATATAGATCCGTTTGGATTGTAAGGAAATTGTAAATTTGCATAGTCACCATTTTCATCAACGTAACGCAGTGCAACGGAATTATTTTCAATCAATTGATTCAAAGTATCTTGATCCATAAAAAATTTGCCTTCCCCATGAGCAATAGGGAGATATAGTTCACTCAGGCCCCGTAGCCAAACAGAATTACTCTGCGGATTAACTCTCACTCTAATCCAACGACATTGGTAATTACCTATATCATTAGAGGTTAAAGCTAGATTAGAGAATTCTGGAACTAACTTTACTAATATCTGGCAACCATTACATATCCCTATAATAAGCTTATCCTGAGATAAGAAATTTTGAAATTCGTCTAACAAGTTGTTTTTTATACGCAAAGCAAATGCATTGCCAGCACCAGTGTCATCACCGTAAGAAAAACCTCCTGGAATTGCAAGTATATTACTTGATTTTAGTTCATCTGAATTACTTATAACTTCATTAATGTGAACGATTTTTACTTCAATATTATTAATACCAAGCTTTCTGCTGCATTCCATAAATGCAAATGCAGTTTCTTTTTCACAATTCAAGCCATAACCAGATAAAACAATAATTTTCATGAATCAAAAAACTCAAACTTTCTTTTTACAAAATTTGCTATTAAATTCAAAGCAAATAGCATTAACAATAAAGCTATAATTGCAATGGCAGCAAGCTCAATAAATGCAATTTCAGGACTACTTGACCATATGTATATTTGTACAGGTAAAACAGTTGCCGGATCGAAGAAGGATGTAGGTGTATCAGCAATAAATGCTACCATGCCTATCATAAGTAAAGGGGAAGATTCGCCTAAAATCCTTGCAATTGCAAGCACTGCACCATGTATTATCCTTGGTAACGCAATCGGTAAAGAGTGATCCAATATTACCTTGATGTGAGGTGCACCGAGCGCAAACGCTGCATCTTTTATTGCAATAGGAACGTTTGTAAAGGCATTTTTTGTTGCAATAATAATATTAGGCAGCATCATAAATGAAAGAGTCATCCCGCCAACAAGCGGTGAAGAACGGGGTAGCCCAAATATGCCCAAGTAGAGAGTCAGTCCTACCACACCAAATATTATTGAAGGCACTGCAGCAAGGTTATTCATGCTAATTTCTACAATGCTGGTTATTAGCCTATTTCTAGGCATAAATTCATAAAGACAGATACCTG contains:
- a CDS encoding IS3-like element ISWpi17 family transposase (programmed frameshift) is translated as MATKKYEPELKAKIALEAIKNQKSTAEICSEYKIPSTNLYDWRDRVLARLKDLFVEESESARKQRILAQEIESLHKVIGELTVENSYLKKKFTEISKKDRVRFIEKDSDLSIRKQADLLGICRSSLYYRPIINNESEVANLIQEVYLASDCRYGYRKITAEIIASGVVVNHKKILRIMKKMKISGLYCRKRCNTSIKEKKHKIYPYLLKDLIICRVNQVWATDITYIMVEGKFIYFVAIMDLYSRYIIAHSLSPYLDAGFCLYTLKEALKQGKPEIFNSDQGVQFTSYNFIMELERANIKISMDHKGRCFDNIFVERLWRTLKQEAIYYYRPNSIRDLNLIINDFVAWYNYRRRHQTLHYKVPADLYYHKQ
- the mutM gene encoding bifunctional DNA-formamidopyrimidine glycosylase/DNA-(apurinic or apyrimidinic site) lyase, with translation MPELPEVEVISNFLFDKIKNKKISNVTVNNCNLRVPITKNIDDLLKGKVINDIKRRGKYIISNIDASMAVIIHLGMSGKLIYAEDNQAQNKHDHVIFLFSDNTSLIFNDPRRFGLVIVLNREQELNFFNNLGIEPLTDEFDGHYLQKLLKNRKANIKSVLMNNKLIVGVGNIYASESLFRARISPLRLAQDLTYIECEKLAIEIKNTLSDAIAAGGSTLKDYAQPSGSAGYFQNNFYVYGKVQKPCRICNNIITLIRQNGRSTYFCNACQN
- the pdxH gene encoding pyridoxamine 5'-phosphate oxidase, with the protein product MTLLPEKDPFDLFSKWYQEVLNFPCKESTAMTLATCSKDCIPSARVVLLKEYSKEGFVFFTNVNSRKGKELTENPKAALVFHWTEFSRQVRIEGEVRLLSGKKADEYFSSRARDSQISAWCSKQSRVLKNWQDFEQAIELKEKEFHNTQVSRPDFWVGFCVIPKVIEFWQEGEYRRHTRFRYTLVEKSNWKVEQLYP
- a CDS encoding phosphoribosylformylglycinamidine synthase subunit PurQ, which encodes MKIIVLSGYGLNCEKETAFAFMECSRKLGINNIEVKIVHINEVISNSDELKSSNILAIPGGFSYGDDTGAGNAFALRIKNNLLDEFQNFLSQDKLIIGICNGCQILVKLVPEFSNLALTSNDIGNYQCRWIRVRVNPQSNSVWLRGLSELYLPIAHGEGKFFMDQDTLNQLIENNSVALRYVDENGDYANLQFPYNPNGSIYDLAALSDKSGRVLALMPHPERGIFFTQQDNWPLEKEKCKRSGVAMPKYGDGMLIFENALKYFA